The region TCTATATACAAAGCTGCCTATAATGGCTACCAAAGCAGCATTTTAACGGACTAATTCGCTCAGAAGTACCTGTTTATACTTAGTCTAGGGTTTTAGGGGGTTGGTATAATCTATTTTTATGCTGTTGAATTTATCATCTTTTTTGTGCCCATACGCTACTTACCACAAAACTATGAAACCATGTATCATCGAAACCCATGGCCTGAGCTACAGCTTCGGGAAGCGGCAGGTGCTGCAAAACCTGGAGCTGCGCGTGCCACAGGGGGCCATCTTCGGATTTCTCGGGCCAAACGGCGCCGGTAAATCCACCACCATCCGTATTCTGCTGGGCCTGCTGCCCGTGCCCAAAGGGCAGGTGCGGGTGCACGGACAGGACCTGAACGATCACCGCATCGACATCCTGCGCCGCACCGGTTCACTCATCGAGATGCCCACGTTGTACCGCCACCTCTCGGGCCACGACAACCTGGAGATGCACCGTCGCATGGTGCAGGCACCCAAAAGCCGTATTGAAGAAGTACTGCAGATCGTGGGGCTTACGCAGGATGCACATCGCAAAACGAAGGAGTACTCGCTGGGCATGAGCCAGCGGCTCGGCATTGCGTTAGCCCTGCTCTCTGACCCTGAACTGTTGATTCTGGATGAGCCTACCAATGGCTTAGACCCCAGTGGGATAAGGGAGGTCCGGGAGCTGATCATCCGGCTGAACCGGGAGTTTGGAAAGACCATTTTCCTCTCCAGCCACCTGCTCTCCGAGATAGAGAAATGCGCTACCGAACTGGCCATTATTGACAAGGGAGCCACCCTCTACCAGGGCAGTTTGCCGCAACTCTACCAGGGCGCTCTCCAAAGCAGCGTGCTGCAGCTGGAGACGAGCAACAATGCCATTGCCCATAAGCTACTGACCGATCACCAGTACCAGTTGCTGCCGCAGGATGGCGACGTGCTGGCGGTGCAGGTGCAGGGCAGGCAGCAGGCAGCCCGGCTCAACCGCTTCCTGATCGTGAATGGCCTCGAAGTATACCGCCTCAGCACGCACACCCGGAACCTGGAGGAGCTTTTCCTGAACATCACCAAAGGGGAGGCCGAGCCCGCCGCCATACAAAAACCTATACTTGCCGGGAAAGTATGAACGCCATTACCTACTACCGCAGCAGCCTTAGCGCCGAGACGCTGAAACTGAAGAATACCTTTGCGCTCTGGCTCTCCGTACTTGCGCCTTGCGCGCTCCTAAGTATGAACGTGCTTGCCTTCTGGTCGAAAGGGCAGCATTTTATAACAGAAGGGGTTAACCCCTGGCACAGGTTTGCGATGCAGAATTTTAGCCTGTATACCATTCTGCTCATGCCCATTTTTATTGCGCTGCTCACCAGCCTTACGAATGGCATTGAGCACAAGTCCAATGGCTGGAAGCACCTCTACAGCCTGCCGCTGCCCAAAAGTACGATCTACACGGCCAAGGCAACCACGGTGGTGGGCTTGGTGCTGCTGAGCAATGCGGTGTTTGTACTGGGGTACCTGGCGGGGGGACTGTTCCTGATGCTGGTGCGCCCTGATCTGGGCTTTGAAAGTATGGTTGGCCTGACAGTGGTATTAGTGGCTGTGGTAAAGCTATTCCTGTCTACTTTTGTGATCATTGCCGTGCAGTTCTGGCTGAGCATCAGGTGGAGCAGCTTTGCCTTAAGTATGGGCGTGGGCATTGTGGCTATCATCACCGTAATGGTAGCCATGCGCTGGGAGTACATTCACTTATATCCATTCGCTTACCCCTTCATGTCCATCAAAAGCTTTCCTGCAGAGGCGGAGATATATAACCTGTTTAGCCAGGAGGTGCTGTTAAGCCTTGGCGGAGGCGTGCTGGTGTTTATACTTGGCTACATCGATATTTCCCGGAAGCGGATTTCTTAAGATTAGTGTTTGTTTGTTGTATGAGTAAAAGGCGGCACCGGGATTCCAGTGCCGCCTTTTTTGTGATTGCCATAAGTATAAAGCCTAAAGCAAGCGTCAAACTTAAACCTTACTCCATATCTTCTTTGCCTTCCCTGGTTTGGGCGCAGCGGAAACAGGTGGTTCGGTTGAGTTGCAGGTTTTCAACTTGCGAACGTACGGCTGCCAAGACGACAGCTGCAAAGTATTACCACAAGTTGCGCTTGCGCTAAGCTTGCGGCAGGGAAGTGGCTACCTGATCATCGCCAGAAACTCCTCCTCCGAGAGCATTTTCACGCCCATCTTCTCGGCCTTCTCCAGCTTGGATGGGCCCATCTTGTCGCCGGCCACTAGGTAGGAGAGCTTTTTAGAGATAGAGCTAACCACTTTGCCGCCGTGGCTGATGATCAGCTGCTGCAGCTCCTCCCGGCTCACGCTCTGGAACACGCCGGAGATCACGAAGGTTTGGCCCTCCAGTTTATCGCTTTGTATATCCGGGGTGGTTCTCTCTGCCTTAAACTGAAGCCCGGCCGCTTTCAGGCGCTCCACCAGCTGCACATGGTCGGGGTCCTGGAAGTAGGATAAAATGGACTGGGCAATGCGCTCGCCGATCTCGTTGATGGCAATAAGCTCCTCGTACGTAGCACCGCGCAGGGCCTCCAGGTCCGGCAACTCTTCGGCCAGTTTCTTTGCCACCGTGCTGCCCACAAAGCGGATGCCCAGGGCAAACAATACCCGGTCGAACGGCCTCTCCTTCGATTTCTCCAGGCTCTTGAGGATGTTGTTGGCTGATTTTTCGCCCATGCGCTCCAGCGGCACCAACTGCTCGAAGGTAATATCGTAGAGGTCGGCTACGTTGCGCACATACCCTGCCTTGTAGAGCTGCTCCAGCGTTTTGGGGCCCAGTTCGTCCACGTTCATCGCCTTGCGGGCAATAAAGTGCTCCAGCTTGGCCAGTATCTGTGGCTCGCATCCCTTTTCGTTCGGACAGTAAAACTGGGCTTCACCCTCGGAGCGCACCAGTTCTGTGTCGCAGGCTGGGCAGTGGGTAGGGTAGAGGATAGGCTGGCTGTCGGCTGGGCGTTTTTCAAAGTCCACACCTGTTATCTTAGGGATGATCTCGCCGCCCTTTTCTACAAACACGGTATCACCCAGGCGCAGGTCCAGCCGCTGCATCTCGTTGGCATTGTGCACCGAGGCGCGTTTTACCACCGTTCCCGCCAATTGAACGGGTTCCAGCAAGGCTACCGGTGTAACGGCTCCGGTGCGTCCCACCTGGTACTGTATGCCGTGCAGTTGGGTGGCGGCATTTTCGGCGGCATACTTGTAGGCAATGGCCCAGCGCGGGCTTTTGGCTGTAAAACCCAGTTCCTCCTGCAGGGCGTAGCTGTTCACCTTCACTACCACGCCATCGGTAGCAATGGGCAGCTCGTGCCGGCGTTTCTCCCACTCGTTTATGTAGGCCAGCACCTCCTCAATGCTGCCGCACTTGCGCCAGGTGTCAGACACCTTAAAACCCCATTTCTGAATGGCCTGCAGGCTTTCCGAATGCGTATCGAAAGGGCTTTTGTCGGTATGAAAGCTGTAGGAAAAACAGCCCAGCTTGCGGCTGGCAACAACAGAGGAATCCTGCTGTTTCAGGGTGCCGGACGTAGCGTTGCGCGGGTTAGCCAAAAGCTGTTCGCCGGCTTCATCGCGCTCGGCATTAAGTCGCTCAAAAGCCTGCAGCGGCATGAATACTTCGCCCCGTACCTCGAACAGGACCGGATAATCTTTGCCATGCGCCTGCAAGGGCACATCGCGGATAGTGCGTACGTTGGCTGTGATGTTATCGCCACGGGTGCCATCTCCGCGGGTAGCACCTTGCACAAACTTTCCATTCTCGTAGGTCAGGCTGATAGCCACGCCGTCGAACTTCTGCTCGCAGACATACTCTACCTCATCGCCCACGGTTTTGCGCACGCGTTTATCGAACTCACGTAGCTCTTCCTCGGAATAGGTATT is a window of Pontibacter kalidii DNA encoding:
- a CDS encoding ABC transporter permease, with the protein product MNAITYYRSSLSAETLKLKNTFALWLSVLAPCALLSMNVLAFWSKGQHFITEGVNPWHRFAMQNFSLYTILLMPIFIALLTSLTNGIEHKSNGWKHLYSLPLPKSTIYTAKATTVVGLVLLSNAVFVLGYLAGGLFLMLVRPDLGFESMVGLTVVLVAVVKLFLSTFVIIAVQFWLSIRWSSFALSMGVGIVAIITVMVAMRWEYIHLYPFAYPFMSIKSFPAEAEIYNLFSQEVLLSLGGGVLVFILGYIDISRKRIS
- the ligA gene encoding NAD-dependent DNA ligase LigA; its protein translation is MANTQDPALEIQELTQKINHLNYQYYQNSVSEVSDFEFDQLLKRLEELEAQYPELRQPHSPSQRVGGTITKSFGTVYHRWPMLSLSNTYSEEELREFDKRVRKTVGDEVEYVCEQKFDGVAISLTYENGKFVQGATRGDGTRGDNITANVRTIRDVPLQAHGKDYPVLFEVRGEVFMPLQAFERLNAERDEAGEQLLANPRNATSGTLKQQDSSVVASRKLGCFSYSFHTDKSPFDTHSESLQAIQKWGFKVSDTWRKCGSIEEVLAYINEWEKRRHELPIATDGVVVKVNSYALQEELGFTAKSPRWAIAYKYAAENAATQLHGIQYQVGRTGAVTPVALLEPVQLAGTVVKRASVHNANEMQRLDLRLGDTVFVEKGGEIIPKITGVDFEKRPADSQPILYPTHCPACDTELVRSEGEAQFYCPNEKGCEPQILAKLEHFIARKAMNVDELGPKTLEQLYKAGYVRNVADLYDITFEQLVPLERMGEKSANNILKSLEKSKERPFDRVLFALGIRFVGSTVAKKLAEELPDLEALRGATYEELIAINEIGERIAQSILSYFQDPDHVQLVERLKAAGLQFKAERTTPDIQSDKLEGQTFVISGVFQSVSREELQQLIISHGGKVVSSISKKLSYLVAGDKMGPSKLEKAEKMGVKMLSEEEFLAMIR
- a CDS encoding ABC transporter ATP-binding protein; amino-acid sequence: MKPCIIETHGLSYSFGKRQVLQNLELRVPQGAIFGFLGPNGAGKSTTIRILLGLLPVPKGQVRVHGQDLNDHRIDILRRTGSLIEMPTLYRHLSGHDNLEMHRRMVQAPKSRIEEVLQIVGLTQDAHRKTKEYSLGMSQRLGIALALLSDPELLILDEPTNGLDPSGIREVRELIIRLNREFGKTIFLSSHLLSEIEKCATELAIIDKGATLYQGSLPQLYQGALQSSVLQLETSNNAIAHKLLTDHQYQLLPQDGDVLAVQVQGRQQAARLNRFLIVNGLEVYRLSTHTRNLEELFLNITKGEAEPAAIQKPILAGKV